The Chiloscyllium punctatum isolate Juve2018m chromosome 2, sChiPun1.3, whole genome shotgun sequence genome has a window encoding:
- the LOC140490855 gene encoding transmembrane protease serine 11C-like, which produces MKFSKGLLLVSAIVGLILILLTSAAIILAKLLTEGDLKKETSEYLHHGSTNQTLINGTCGSRPAFSSRIVGGTNSVNGEWPWQVSLQIGSHVCGASIISDRWLISAAHCFQKAFANPSNWKAYMGSIFVRRGISRTISRIHIHPNYSIPMNFNNDIALLELSSPLIFNKFIQPICLPSSSEVISAGRKCTITGWGALAFQGPPATILQKAEVKIINDKRCKRTFGNQISDRMLCAGILAGGVDACQGDSGGPLVCRRSNNTWFLAGIVSFGIDCAKPNIPGVYTRVTALRDWVKQETGL; this is translated from the exons ATGAAATTTTCAAAAGGATTACTGTTAGTGTCTGCAATCGTGGGCCTTATTCTGATTCTTTTGACATCAGCAGCTATTATTCTAGCAAAACTTCTGACAGAAG GTGATTtaaaaaaggaaacttcagagtACCTGCATCATGGGTCAACAAACCAGACTTTGATAAATGGAA CTTGTGGCTCCAGACCTGCATTCTCCAGTAGGATTGTTGGTGGAACAAACTCTGTGAATGGTGAATGGCCTTGGCAGGTTAGCCTCCAAATCGGATCACACGTCTGTGGTGCCTCTATCATCTCTGACAGATGGCTCATCTCTGCAGCTCACTGTTTTCAGAA AGCATTCGCCAACCCTTCAAACTGGAAAGCTTACATGGGATCAATCTTTGTTCGGCGTGGTATATCGAGAACCATCAGTAGAATCCACATCCATCCTAACTATAGCATTCCAATGAACTTTAACAATGACATCGCACTACTGGAGCTTTCTTCTCCTCTCATCTTCAATAAGTTCATCCAGCCAATTTGCCTCCCATCGAGTAGTGAAGTCATCTCTGCTGGTCGAAAATGTACAATCACGGGATGGGGAGCGCTTGCCTTTCAAG GCCCACCTGCAACCATCCTTCAAAAAGCAGAAGTGAAAATTATCAACGACAAACGATGCAAACGTACCTTTGGAAACCAAATTAGTGATAGGATGCTGTGTGCTGGTATCTTGGCAGGAGGAGTTGATGCTTGTCAG GGTGATTCAGGAGGTCCGCTGGTCTGTCGGAGATCCAATAATACTTGGTTTCTAGCTGGGATCGTGAGCTTTGGTATTGACTGTGCGAAACCAAATATCCCTGGAGTGTATACTCGTGTTACTGCTCTTAGAGACTGGGTGAAGCAGGAAACTGGATTGTAG